One Aphidius gifuensis isolate YNYX2018 linkage group LG3, ASM1490517v1, whole genome shotgun sequence DNA window includes the following coding sequences:
- the LOC122852534 gene encoding coiled-coil domain-containing protein 97 isoform X1 — MLEETESPMKNEILDKVANSSAIFKRQKRDEPELTIEEQVANSIAIIKRQKKDEPELTIEEKYKIANDLLDKNHVLFLAKFGKYLNVKLLDFFTGTNNYELTFYIEKLKRYFNNETRYIDIKNRRYEALKVLIEQEDYFSEVEMMRRNPLLYDHLIGKYLTEDDIKTRDNLDTKNITFVNLLMEKIDRDGIQNLKKKQQDDEDEVFEEFDSDSDESDDEEKNNIKWGEMDNCDGKKLKDHNKNSNNNSKKNIQCFDINYEEQQMLKKEFITHMYQSFLDGKDKDFDYSTVDDNEMYDNVDIREQDEEEKYFDSETPDESTQLENQKIDDNESDDELEIYMKTLQEKEKNQD; from the exons atgcttGAAGAAACAGAATCaccaatgaaaaatgaaattctGGATAAAGTTGCAAATTCATCAGCAATATTTAAACGTCAAAAAAGAGATGAGCCAGaattaacaattgaagaaCAAGTTGCAAATTCAATAGCAATAAttaaacgtcaaaaaaaagatgaaccagaattaacaattgaagaaaaatacaaaatagcaaatgatttattagacaaaaatcatgtattatttttagcaaaatttggcaaatatttaaatgtaaaattattagatttttttactgGAACAAATAACTATGAGCTaacattttatattgaaaaattaaaaagatattttaataatgaaacaagatatattgatattaaaaatcgtAGATATGAAGCATTAAAAGTATTAATTGAACAAGAAGATTATTTTAGTGAAGTTGAAATGATGAGAAGAAATCCATTATTATATGATCATTTAAttggtaaatatttaactgAAGATGATATTAAAACAAGAGATAATttagatacaaaaaatataacatttgttaatttattaatggaaaaaattgaTCGTGATggtattcaaaatttaaagaaaaaacaacaagatgATGAGGATGAAGTTTTTGAAGAATTTGATTCTGATTCAGATGAatctgatgatgaagaaaaaaataatataaaatgggGTGAAATGGATAATTGTgatggtaaaaaattaaaagatcataataaaaatagtaataataatagtaaaaaaaacatacaatgttttgatattaattatgaagaacagcaaatgttaaaaaaagaatttatcaCGCATATGTATCAAAGTTTTCTCGATGGGAAAGATAAAGATTTTGATTATag tACTGTTGATGACAATGAGATGTATGACAATGTTGACATCAGAGAACAAGATGaagaggaaaaatattttgattcaGAAACTCCAGATGAATCAACACAAttggaaaatcaaaaaattgatgataacgAGTCAGATGATGAATTGGAGATATACATGAAAACATTACAG GAAAAAGAGAAGAACCAGGATTAA
- the LOC122852534 gene encoding coiled-coil domain-containing protein 97 isoform X2 — protein sequence MKNEILDKVANSSAIFKRQKRDEPELTIEEQVANSIAIIKRQKKDEPELTIEEKYKIANDLLDKNHVLFLAKFGKYLNVKLLDFFTGTNNYELTFYIEKLKRYFNNETRYIDIKNRRYEALKVLIEQEDYFSEVEMMRRNPLLYDHLIGKYLTEDDIKTRDNLDTKNITFVNLLMEKIDRDGIQNLKKKQQDDEDEVFEEFDSDSDESDDEEKNNIKWGEMDNCDGKKLKDHNKNSNNNSKKNIQCFDINYEEQQMLKKEFITHMYQSFLDGKDKDFDYSTVDDNEMYDNVDIREQDEEEKYFDSETPDESTQLENQKIDDNESDDELEIYMKTLQEKEKNQD from the exons atgaaaaatgaaattctGGATAAAGTTGCAAATTCATCAGCAATATTTAAACGTCAAAAAAGAGATGAGCCAGaattaacaattgaagaaCAAGTTGCAAATTCAATAGCAATAAttaaacgtcaaaaaaaagatgaaccagaattaacaattgaagaaaaatacaaaatagcaaatgatttattagacaaaaatcatgtattatttttagcaaaatttggcaaatatttaaatgtaaaattattagatttttttactgGAACAAATAACTATGAGCTaacattttatattgaaaaattaaaaagatattttaataatgaaacaagatatattgatattaaaaatcgtAGATATGAAGCATTAAAAGTATTAATTGAACAAGAAGATTATTTTAGTGAAGTTGAAATGATGAGAAGAAATCCATTATTATATGATCATTTAAttggtaaatatttaactgAAGATGATATTAAAACAAGAGATAATttagatacaaaaaatataacatttgttaatttattaatggaaaaaattgaTCGTGATggtattcaaaatttaaagaaaaaacaacaagatgATGAGGATGAAGTTTTTGAAGAATTTGATTCTGATTCAGATGAatctgatgatgaagaaaaaaataatataaaatgggGTGAAATGGATAATTGTgatggtaaaaaattaaaagatcataataaaaatagtaataataatagtaaaaaaaacatacaatgttttgatattaattatgaagaacagcaaatgttaaaaaaagaatttatcaCGCATATGTATCAAAGTTTTCTCGATGGGAAAGATAAAGATTTTGATTATag tACTGTTGATGACAATGAGATGTATGACAATGTTGACATCAGAGAACAAGATGaagaggaaaaatattttgattcaGAAACTCCAGATGAATCAACACAAttggaaaatcaaaaaattgatgataacgAGTCAGATGATGAATTGGAGATATACATGAAAACATTACAG GAAAAAGAGAAGAACCAGGATTAA
- the LOC122852533 gene encoding prohormone-2-like translates to MFFIGLRVFLVGIILVVVDGLAIGLLEDVTKADQVMRPKVKRAQELLMFGNQQNRRPESPSAIATDDLTPSAEKRTLGTSGLEDVKAALADGETFNHQNPKQQITWGHLGESIPQREQNYEYGKVMMNEVNDELPRVWDLQPYPRYFGLDDERRKRSEKTSVPSSVSPTQSTTTTTTTKSPSVTLSPSQKISTSSTQRPSTRLQQSKRSLPLVYQEPRYKRALIDREDLLTLLLLLENQQPRNRNWRNWGNDEYENIEDDGSYPVIEDEDSRGNAQVDIPVYAPRHFGIGSDITPSEIGIPRTHPINSYEQYNNQYTPYENTQYGNAQYGSLYPHSNYDQQQPDKRFMISRKRSQGYDNYSGRNLNDVIGYSQLMNTQQQGYGNYPQGMLY, encoded by the exons atgttTTTCATCGGTTTACGTGTATTCCTCGTTGGAATTATTCTGGTAGTTGTTGATGGCCTAGCAATTGGACTTCTCGAGGATGTAACTAAAGCTGATCAAGTCATGCGACCAAaag ttaaaaGAGCACAAGAATTACTTATGTTTGGAAATCAACAAAATCGTAGACCAGAAAGTCCATCAGCAATTGCAACAGATGATCTAACACCAAGTGCTGAAAAAC GAACACTTGGAACATCTGGTCTTGAAGATGTTAAAGCAGCACTAGCAGATGGTGAAAcatttaatcatcaaaatcCAAAACAACAAATTACATGGGGTCATCTTGGTGAAAGTATTCCTCAACGTGAACAAAACTATGa ATATGGCAAAGTTATGATGAACGAGGTCAATGATGAATTACCAAGAGTCTGGGATTTACAACCCTATCCAAGATATTTTGGCCTCGATGATGAACGTCGTAAGCGTTCTGAAAAAACAAGTGTTCCATCATCAGTATCACCAActcaatcaacaacaacaacaacaacaacaaaatcacCATCAGTAACTTTATCACCatctcaaaaaatatcaacatcaaGTACCCAGCGACCAAGCACTCGTCTTCAACAATCAAAAAgaag tttgccATTGGTTTATCAAGAGCCACGATACAAACGTGCTCTTATTGATCGTGAGGACCTTTTGACATTGCTTCTTCTCTTGGAAAATCAACAGCCACGTAACag aaactGGCGAAACTGGGGAAATGATGagtatgaaaatattgaagatgATGGAAGTTATCCAGTAATTGAAGATGAAGATTCAAgag gTAATGCACAAGTGGATATACCAGTTTATGCACCTCGTCATTTTGGTATTGGTTCTGATATAACACCATCAGAAATTGGAATACCAAGAACTCATCCAATTAATTCATatgaacaatataataatcaatacaCACCATATGAAAATACACAGTATGGAAATGCTCAATATGGCTCTTTATATCCACATTCAAATTATGATCAACAGCAGCCCGATAAAAGATTTATGATTTCACGTAAACGTTCAcag ggCTATGATAATTATTCAGGACGTAATTTAAATGATGTCATTGGTTATTCACAATTAATGAATACACAACAACAGGGATATGGTAATTATCCACAGGGaatgttatattaa
- the LOC122851009 gene encoding uncharacterized protein LOC122851009: MTEFKILSDSELEVNLKKTPENVTNQISRHILNKKHKINYQYLIIDKRFNDNCLAEIFMYIPIYERPKIALVCKQWYRALHHTWRKVKTVKFSHWKYRSYQNIFDRFKKINGLSFLKSLLDNCGLYLTELDLVGYDNSDIVPFVNKSCPNVVKLRLRFKFIENEELSNAFSRMPKLKILKMIFQNTLGIPMTVLDSLKDVADTLSELTLAYWNGSYRSQYILPESFTVIISQLKNLQKIEITGICLTRSSFELIKNAKIDRFIEDYSSNIYLAQIIDFEDLRILSLLDYEITDDVLYTFANSMPRLYLMNIVSTYVTDVGIQTITRMRSLRYLYLHGSNQHITDSSIKLLKNLEKLRLPYSNKITNSSVIEVLKRSPWMMWLSIINTGVTPKFFKKASKITKKRENYLVLCVNFDENISSSRKYQLPYLGIHHHDTNIELNINFNGCCSQQLDLAYE, from the exons atgactgagtttaaaatattaagtgATTCAGAGTTGGAAGTAAACTTGAAAAAGACACCTGAAAATGTTACAAATCAAATTTCAAGACATATCTTAAACAAAAAGCATAAG ATCAATTATCAGTATCTTATAATAGATAAacgttttaatgataattgcctggctgaaatattcatgtatattCCAATATATGAAAGACCAAAAATTGCACTAg tatgcaaACAATGGTATAGAGCCCTTCATCATACTTGGCGTAAAGTCAAAACAGTTAAATTTTCTCATTGGAAATATCGTAgctatcaaaatatttttgatcgattcaaaaaaattaatggattaagttttttaaaatcgcTACTTGATAATTGTGGTCTTTATTTAACAGAATTAGACTTGGTAGGCTATGATAATTCCGACATAGTGccttttgttaataaatcttGTCCAAACGTCGTAAAACTTCGTTtgagatttaaatttattgaaaatgagGAATTAAGCAATGCATTTTCACGTATGcctaaactaaaaatattgaaaatgatatttcaaaatactCTTGGTATACCTATGACTGTACTCGACTCATTGAAAGACGTTGCAGATACTTTGAGTGAACTTACTCTGGCATATTGGAATGGATCATACAGATCACAATATATACTCCCAGAATCATTCACTGTT ATAATTTCTcaacttaaaaatttacaaaaaattgaaattactgGCATATGTTTAACCAGAAGTTCATTTGAACTTATAAAAAATGCTAAGATAGATCGATTTATCGAAGATTATTCCTCTAATATTTATCTTGCTCAGATCATCGATTTTGAGGATCTAAGGATTCTTTCTTTGTTAGATTACGAAATTACAGATGATGTTTTATACACTTTTGCCAATAGCATGCCacgtttatatttaatgaatatagtATCAACATATGTAACCGATGTTGGTATACAAACAATTACAAGGATGAGATCTTTAAGATATCTCTATCTTCACGGTTCTAACCAGCACATCACCGATTCTTCAATCAAATTACTCAAAAATTTGGAGAAATTACGTTTACCATAcagtaataaaattactaattcTTCAGTCATAGAAGTACTTAAAAGATCACCTTGGATGATGTGGTTGTCGATTATAAACACAGGTGTAACtcctaaattttttaaaaaagcatcgaaaataacaaaaaaacgtgAAAACTATTTGGTACTATGcgttaattttgatgaaaatattagtTCCTCACGAAAATATCAATTACCATACTTGGGAATTCATCACCATGAcacaaatattgaattaaatataaattttaatggatGTTGCTCCCAACAACTTGATTTAGcctatgaataa
- the LOC122852536 gene encoding mitochondrial potassium channel ATP-binding subunit — MTLLRVFASSRNLFRNNGTTRDIPWRHIIKKKDNLLQKIKQELIINKNKLIENKPIKLNNISIGFGIATSFYLKLHLKKANCQSLNDHDLSIIHDHNKKLNDFQWRKLIQYILPNICHLLIAITSAFIVAVLNIWIPQCVSHIVNVITKVRQDGKASDGDFMTSIFQQLALPAFKLARMYVIQALFTFTYVYTLSCVGERVAMKLRQDLFKSILHQDIEFFDKNRSGEIISRLTSDIQEFKSSFKTLISQGLRSCTQLVGCVVSMIIISPQLTGLMVLCMPTVVFIGSIVGRSLRKLSAEAQEQIGKSTAVCEEAIQNIRTVRAFAAENNEIEKYSEEIEKSAMLYEKLGLGIGFFQAGTNLFLNSILLSTLYFGGHLLSSGQVSFGDLMAFLMATQTIQRSLTSMSLLFGTYIKGASAGARVFDYLEMNPSPMMIYGEPVVNKSLSSNISFDNVNFSYPTRPDYSVLSNFNLNIPAGKTVAIVGSSGNGKSTVAALLERMYDVTSGTIKIDGVDIKTINSSDLRGKLMGYIDQEPILFSTSIMENIRYGCLDATDEEVIEVAKNANAHEFITKFPDGYDTLVGERGAQLSGGQKQRVAIARALLKKPSILILDEATSALDYESERIVQTALDNATKGRTVLVIAHRLSTIKSADIIVVLQRGSIAEMGTHDELIKKRGAYFNLVSREENDKKNEQ, encoded by the exons atgacattattaAGGGTATTTGCATCttcaagaaatttatttagaaataatgGCACAACAAg AGATATACCTTGGCggcatattataaaaaaaaaggataatttattacaaaaaataaaacaagaattaataataaataaaaataaattaattgaaaataaaccaattaaactaaataatatatcaattggTTTTGGAATAGcaacaagtttttatttaaaacttcatttaaaaaaagcaaattgtCAAAGTTTAAATGATCATGATTTAAGTATAATACatgatcataataaaaaattaaatgattttcaatggagaaaattaatacaatatatattgccAAATATTTGTCACTTGTTAATAGCAATAACT agtGCATTTATTGTAgcagtattaaatatttggatACCCCAATGTGTCAGTCACATTGTCAATGTCATAACAAAAGTAAGACAAGATGGAAAAGCAAGTGATGGTGATTTTATGACTAGTATTTTTCAACAACTAGCATTACCAGCATTTAAATTAGCTCGCATGTATGTAATTCAA GCACTCTTTACATTTACTTATGTATACACCCTGTCATGTGTAGGAGAAAGAGTAGCAATGAAATTACGtcaagatttatttaaatcaatattacatcaagacattgaattttttgataaaaatcgtTCAGGTGAAATAATAAGTCGTTTAACAAGTGACATACAAGAATTTAAAAGTTCATTTAAAACTCTAATATCACAAGGTTTACGTAGTTGTACACAATTAGTTGGTTGTGTTgtatcaatgataataatatcaccACAATTAACTGGTCTTATGGTATTATGTATGCCAACTGTTGTTTTTATTGGTAGTATTGTTGGTCGTAGTTTACGTAAATTATCAGCAGAAGCACAAGAACAAATTGGTAAATCAACAGCTGTTTGTGAAGAAGCAATACAAAATATTCGCACAGTACGAGCTTTCGCagctgaaaataatgaaattgaaaaatattcagaagaaattgaaaaatcagcaatgctttatgaaaaattaggTCTTGGTATTGGATTTTTTCAAGCTGGTACAAATTTATTCTTAAATAGTATACTACTATCAACATTATATTTTGGTGGGCATTTGTTATCAAGTGGACAAGTATCATTTGGTGATCTTATGGCATTTTTAATGGCAACACAAACAATTCAACGTTCATTAACATCAATGTCATTACTTTTTGGTACTTATATTAAAGGTGCTAGTGCTGGTGCAAGagtatttgattatttagaaATGAATCCATCACCAATGATGATTTATGGTGAGCCAGTTGtcaataaatcattatcaagtaatatatcatttgataatgttaattttagtTATCCAACAAGACCAGATTATTCTgttctttcaaattttaatttaaatataccagCTGGTAAAACTGTTGCAATTGTTGGATCAAGTGGTAATGGTAAATCAACTGTTGCTGCATTATTAGAAAGAATGTATGATGTTACTAGtggaacaataaaaattgatggtgttgatattaaaacaataaattcaagtgaTTTAAGAGGTAAACTTATGGGTTATATTGATCAAGagccaattttattttcaacgaGTATTATGGAAAATATTAGATATGGTTGTTTAGATGCTACAGATGAAGAAGTTATTGAAGTTGCTAAAAATGCAAATGCCCatgaatttataacaaaattccCAGATGGTTATGATACTCTAGTTGGTGAAAGAGGTGCACAATTATCTGGTGGTCAAAAACAACGTGTTGCTATTGCTAgagcattattaaaaaaaccatcTATTTTAATTCTTGATGAAGCAACAAGTGCCTTGGATTATGAGAGTGAAAGAATTGTACAAACAGCACTTGATAATGCAACAAAAGGAAGAACAGTTCTTGTTATTGCTCACAGATTAAGTACCATTAAATCAGctgatattattgttgttttacaaCGTGGATCAATTGCTGAA ATGGGAACACATGATGAACTTATTAAAAAACGTGGTGCATATTTTAATCTAGTTAGTCGAGAAGAAAATGACAAGAAAAACGAACAGTAG
- the LOC122852537 gene encoding protein mini spindles-like: MEMEIMDVKHIKYFCLYETHVVRFRGFINCIKLFNNINNEESPVWQEFINLIKNFVTENHEATKKKGLEAALLFVEKASCAKEIVNEVVPEVIKCFTIPNDEIKNLSIELLLSFIKIGQYEIVENELLIGSESDDLQIVACCISTLTIALQQFDTIIINSSVVIEKLPEFLENQDESIRWKAIELTVELYRLFGSAVIDCLNMMDNHMMVELVDELLKLDNTDYVRSSQNTKSKNSIVQHDNNNNNNGDDQDLMYEVDEEVVDKNIQNNYENHQDILNDDNQDNTSENNQDDTSEHNQDDTSENKQDNTSENKQDNTSENNQDNKDSQVDSVVKIHNNISDENSPGTSVENYKVSPSDKSYQEHTKPVEIVDVIDPYDLIDPVNILSKLPPDFHIKLLTYSFPIQKTALLYLKDLTEKHKKLESGVYFYIIGSLNNIISNEGYNYELIILAAKCVIGLANGLRQRFQIHSANCLSVVFNKFRMQEPCIVAILRETADAIYQSMNIDSILEIVVMALNNNWNASIKSEIAGFISRCLTTTPATSLNNNLLRIYTQSLIGLLDDRRVYVRNSGIETLGKFMSIVGDKKIMPFLSNLHQKTIDNIIYLSQRN; encoded by the exons ATGGAGATGGAAATTATGGACGTTAAacacatcaaatatttttgtctttacgag acACATGTTGTTCGTTTTCGTGGATTTATTAATTGCATTAAGCtatttaataacattaataatgaAGAATCACCAGTTTGGcaagaatttataaatttaataaaaaattttgttactGAAAATCATGAAGCAACCAAGAAAAAAGGCCTAGAAGCTGCTTTGCTCTTTGTAGAAAAAGCATCATGTGCTAAAGAAATTGTCAATGAAGTTGTTCCAGAAGTAATCAAGTGTTTTACAATAccaaatgatgaaattaaaaatttatcaattgaacttttattgtcgtttataaaaattggacaatatgaaattgttgaaaatgaacTTTTAATTGGATCAGAGTCAGATGATCTTCAAATTGTTGCTTGTTGTATCAGTACACTTACAATAGCTCTTCAACAAtttgatacaataataataaactcaaGTGTCGTGATAGAAAAATTGCCAGAGTTTTTAGAAAATCAAGATGAATCAATTCGTTGGAAAGCTATTGAGTTGACAGTTGAATTGTATCGTTTGTTTGGTTCTGCAGTAATAGACTGTCTGAATATGATGGATAATCATATGATGGTTGAATTggttgatgaattattaaaattggatAATACGGATTATGTTCGTTCATCTCAAAATACAAAATCGAAAAATTCGATAGTacaacatgataataataacaataataatggtgATGATCAAGACTTAATGTATGAAGTTGATGAAGaagttgttgataaaaatattcaaaataattatgagaATCATCAGGACATTTTAAACGATGATAATCAAGATAATACAagtgaaaataatcaagatgatACAAGTGAACATAATCAAGATGATAcaagtgaaaataaacaagataatacaagtgaaaataaacaagataacacaagtgaaaataatcaagataataaaGATTCTCAAGTTGACAGTGTTGTCAagattcataataatatttctgatGAAAATAGTCCAGGTACTtctgttgaaaattataaagtaTCACCTTCTGATAAAAGCTATCAAGAACACACTAAACCTGTTGAAATTGTTGATGTAATTGATCCATATGATTTGATTGATCCAGTCAATATTCTATCGAAGCTACCACCtgattttcatataaaactGTTAACATATTCATTTCCTATTCAAAAAACTGCCTTGTTATATCTTAAAGATTTAacagaaaaacataaaaaattagaaagtggagtctatttttatattattggatctttaaataatataatatccaATGAAGGTTATAACTACGAACTTATAATTCTTGCTGCAAAATGCGTGATTGGATTGGCAAATGGTTTGAGACAAAGATTTCAAATTCACTCTGCTAATTGCCTTTCggttgtttttaataaattcagaaTGCAAGAACCATGTATTGTTGCTATTTTACGTGAAACAGCTGATGCtatttatcaatcaatgaATATTGATAGTATTTTGGAAATTGTCGTTATGGCATTGAACAATAATTGGAATGCATCAATAAAAAGTGAAATAGCTGGATTTATTTCAAGATGTTTAACAACAACTCCAGCAACaagtttgaataataatttattgagaaTTTATACTCAATCATTAATAGGTTTATTGGACGATCGTAGAGTTTATGTTAGAAATAGTGGCATTGAAACTTTAGGAAAATTCATGAGTATTgttggtgataaaaaaatcatgccATTTTTAAGTAACTTAcatcaaaaaacaattgataatatcaTATACTTATCTCAAAGAAACTAA
- the LOC122852539 gene encoding transmembrane protein 17B-like yields MVWKSTVITASDRIFPGLVYHDREKQFWDTGNLIKSSLPLQMALYFNVWLFPIWFSVILLGIDAQYYSLSSVYKFVIIATYLTISILECIRLYFGYLGNLAEKIPELASFWLISTLIQFPLLMFIFLDSNMLPYFLERLATGMMISLVTIEIITGTVALKNIATHHSRRFYMAQLYGIDNKFKSIQ; encoded by the exons aTGGTGTGGAAATCAACAGTGATAACAGCCTCGGATCGTATATTTCCAGGTTTAGTTTATCATGATagagaaaaacaattttgGGATACCg GTAATCTTATTAAATCTAGTCTACCACTGCAAATGGcactttattttaatgtttggCTATTTCCAATTTGGTTTTCTGTCATTCTTCTTGGCATTGATGCACAg taCTACAGTCTGTCTAGTGTCtacaaatttgttataattgCAACCTACCTGACAATAAGTATTTTAGAATGCATAAGACTTTATTTTGGCTATTTAGGAAATTTAGCtgaaaaa ATACCAGAATTAGCAAGTTTTTGGTTAATATCAACATTAATACAATTTCcattattaatgtttatatttttggatAGTAATATGTTACCATATTTTCTTGAAAGATTGGCAACTGGAATGATGATAAGTCTTGttacaattgaaataataactgGTACAgttgcattaaaaaatattgcaacacATCATTCAAGAAGATTTTATATGGCTCAGCTTTATGgtattgacaataaatttaaatcgatacagtaa
- the LOC122852538 gene encoding uncharacterized protein LOC122852538 isoform X1 — protein MSTEDHANIQTSLYDDNELLPLLITFPEITDCKINTEQFLNASRAALKMIDRFGKVFTAIKYDMHTNIEKLTSKFKSNEEKYSTLQDMILVEKKSHNKNKFVIESILWLARELRMIQLIFSRIVEAHEMGDPPEELFPTIKDAYRESLEPYHGFMATQLFNLLSRNVLQRSELLLHLANGIGGREETTLMLMEIYSEGIRRIILNLHRFMRTHNLGPVLHIH, from the exons ATGTCAACAGAAGATCATGCCAATATCCAAACATCATTGTATGATGATAACGAATTGTTACCACTTTTAATAACATTTCCTGAAATAACTGATTGTAAAATCAATACTGAACAATTTCTCAATGCATCACGTGCAGCATTAAAAATGATTG acagATTTGGAAAAGTTTTTACAGCAATAAAATATGATATGCATACTAATATTGAA aaattaacatcaaaatttaaatctaatgaggaaaaatattcaacactTCAAGATATGAtattagtagaaaaaaaaagtcataataaaaataaatttgtgatTGAATCAATACTTTGGCTTGCGag gGAATTACGAatgattcaattgatattttcaagAATTGTTGAGGCACATGAAATGGGTGATCCACCAGAAGAATTATTTCCAACAATAAAAGATGCTTACAGGGAATCACTAGAACCATATCATGGTTTTATGGCAACTCAACTCTTCAAT ttattaTCACGAAATGTTCTTCAACGTTCAGAGTTACTTTTACATCTTGCAAATGGTATTGGAGGTAGAGAAGAAACAACACTTATGTTAATGGAAATATATTCTGAAGGAATAAGAAGAATTATATTAAATCTTCATCGTTTTATGAGAACACATAATTTAGGACCAGTATTACACATTCACTAG
- the LOC122852538 gene encoding uncharacterized protein LOC122852538 isoform X2 — MSTEDHANIQTSLYDDNELLPLLITFPEITDCKINTEQFLNASRAALKMIDRFGKVFTAIKYDMHTNIEKLTSKFKSNEEKYSTLQDMILVEKKSHNKNKFVIESILWLARELRMIQLIFSRIVEAHEMGDPPEELFPTIKDAYRESLEPYHGFMATQLFNFFLFLIVIITKCSSTFRVTFTSCKWYWR; from the exons ATGTCAACAGAAGATCATGCCAATATCCAAACATCATTGTATGATGATAACGAATTGTTACCACTTTTAATAACATTTCCTGAAATAACTGATTGTAAAATCAATACTGAACAATTTCTCAATGCATCACGTGCAGCATTAAAAATGATTG acagATTTGGAAAAGTTTTTACAGCAATAAAATATGATATGCATACTAATATTGAA aaattaacatcaaaatttaaatctaatgaggaaaaatattcaacactTCAAGATATGAtattagtagaaaaaaaaagtcataataaaaataaatttgtgatTGAATCAATACTTTGGCTTGCGag gGAATTACGAatgattcaattgatattttcaagAATTGTTGAGGCACATGAAATGGGTGATCCACCAGAAGAATTATTTCCAACAATAAAAGATGCTTACAGGGAATCACTAGAACCATATCATGGTTTTATGGCAACTCAACTCTTCAAT ttttttctttttttaatagttattaTCACGAAATGTTCTTCAACGTTCAGAGTTACTTTTACATCTTGCAAATGGTATTGGAGGTAG